From Carassius auratus strain Wakin chromosome 22, ASM336829v1, whole genome shotgun sequence, a single genomic window includes:
- the LOC113040423 gene encoding uncharacterized protein LOC113040423 isoform X1 — protein sequence MEGESVTLQTNVTELQTRDLITWTFGYPETSIAQINKEEGNVSTYDGVLDGRFRDRLKLDNQTGSLIITDTRTTDSGNYTVIIKGTKSTTYRFNLTVYVSASQKILISAAAAGFLLIVAAVGIYWIYRRHRKTDQEETDQTGNEEITYAEATFFKQKAQKLRFSPKNPVPRSVGVCDSLSLQEVTALLARILTPCHSSLPAPLLVSLKINIFTCHLLSFPSDP from the exons atggagggagaatcAGTCACTCTACAGACTAATGTTACTGAACTACAGACACGTGATCTGATAACATGGACGTTTGGATATCCAGAGACATCTATAGCTCAAATCAATAAAGAGGAGGGAAATGTCTCCACATATGATGgtgttcttgatgggagattcagagacagactgaagctggacaatcagactggatctctgatcatcacagacaccagaacaACAGACTCTGGAAATTATACAGTAATCATCAAAGGCACAAAATCAACCACATACAGATTCAatcttactgtctatg TCTCTGCATCTCAGAAAATACTGATCTCTGCAGCGGCTGCTGGATTTCTGTTGATTGTAGCAGCAGTCGGGATCTACTGGATCtacaggagacacagaaaaaCAGACCAAGAAG AAACAGATCAGACTGGTAATGAAGAGATCACATACGCTGAAGCGACATTCTTCAAACAAAAAGCACAGAAACTG AGATTCTCTCCGAAGAACCCAGTTCCACgaagtgtgggtgtgtgtgattCACTGTCCCTCCAAGAAGTCACAGCCTTACTTGCACGGATCCTAACTCCTTGTCACTCCTCActtcctgctcctctgcttgtgtcattaaaaataaacatcttcaCCTGTCACCTCCTCAGCTtcccgagtgatccgtaa